From the Lolium rigidum isolate FL_2022 chromosome 2, APGP_CSIRO_Lrig_0.1, whole genome shotgun sequence genome, one window contains:
- the LOC124690444 gene encoding CTL-like protein DDB_G0274487, with protein sequence MSSSSSSHSPSPCADSRNPSPHPPPPAGLRPGPSPSRRRCHDVFWLVLFLLHLLLFGGILALAGLNRFRIADRFNITPYLQHGHPNTTSTAAAPPAAGAPEPATPGPVVTVSKHKAQPSELTETYWKYYGAAGGVGAALAWAWLAAAAGKRDGGRVVMRAAVHSLTAYLAVVSVLCFWGKHFFWGVALAVGAALHFLYVMSVIDRFPFTMLVLQKAVRMVWELPDVMRVAYAFVLVMLCWMALWSFGVSGIVAMEIPNRGQWWLVLALSVSLFWMGAILSNTVHVIVSGMVFLVLIHGGQAAASMPPKPLRKSLQYAVTTSFGSICYGSLFTAAIRTLRWEIRGIRSKIGNNECLLCCVDFFFHIVETLVRFFNKYAYVQIAVNGQSFNRSARDAWELFQSTGVEALIAYDCSGAVLLMCTILGGLITGTCTGVWTYYTQSDKAIIVGSTSMLIGMILVGLTVVVVESAVTSIYICYAEDPLLIQRWDPEFFEQMSETLHQRLQYRSSRVRQILNGRLDHLPSTSSI encoded by the exons atgtcctcttcctcctcctcccactccCCCTCCCCGTGCGCCGACAGCCGGAACCCTAGCCCCCACCCGCCCCCGCCGGCGGGGCTCCGGCCGGGCCCGTCCCCTTCCAGGCGGCGCTGCCACGACGTCTTCTggctcgtcctcttcctcctccacctgctCCTCTTCGGCGGCATCCTCGCCCTCGCCGGCCTCAACCGCTTCCGCATAGCCGACCGCTTCAACATCACCCCGTACCTCCAGcacggccaccccaacaccaccagcaccgccgccgccccgcccgccgCGGGCGCGCCGGAGCCCGCCACGCCGGGGCCGGTGGTCACCGTGTCCAAGCACAAGGCGCAGCCGTCCGAGCTCACCGAGACGTACTGGAAGTACTacggcgcggccggcggcgtggGCGCGGCGCTCGCGTGGGCGTGGCTGGCCGCGGCGGCCGGCAAGAGGGACGGCGGCCGGGTGGTGATGCGCGCCGCCGTGCACAGCCTCACCGCCTACCTCGCCGTCGTCAGCGTACTCTGTTTCTGGGGGAAGCACTTCTTCTGGGGCGTCGCGCTCGCCGTCGGCGCCGCGCTGCACTTCCTCTACGTCATGTCCGTCATTGACAG GTTTCCGTTCACAATGCTAGTTCTTCAGAAGGCAGTAAGGATGGTATGGGAACTTCCTGATGTGATGAGAGTAGCATATGCATTTGTACTGGTAATGCTTTGTTGGATGGCATTATGGTCCTTTGGAGTTTCTGGTATTGTTGCTATGGAGATACCTAATCGTGGGCAATGGTGGCTTGTTTTG GCACTATCAGTCAGTTTATTTTGGATGGGAGCTATCCTTAGTAATACAGTCCATGTCATAGTATCTGGGATGGTGTTCCTTGTTCTCATTCATGGTGGACAGGCAGCTGCATCGATGCCCCCAAAACCACTTCGAAAGTCACTTCAGTATGCTGTAACAACTTCATTTGGAAGCATTTGCTATGGATCACTCTTTACAGCTGCCATTAGGACTCTACGCTGGGAG ATCCGAGGGATTCGTTCTAAAATTGGTAACAATGAATGTCTGCTGTGCTGTGTTGATTTTTTCTTTCATATTGTGGAGACGCTTGTTCGTTTCTTCAACAAATATGCATACGTGCAG ATAGCTGTCAACGGACAGAGTttcaatcgttcagctagggatgCTTGGGAGCTGTTCCAGTCAACTGGCGTTGAAGCACTTATTGCTTATGATTGTTCTGGTGCTGTTCTTCTGATGTGCACAATATTAGGTGGGTTAATTACAGGAACTTGTACGGGTGTTTGGACATACTACACACAAAGTGATAAAGCCATTATTGTTGGCTCCACCTCTATGCTGATTGGCATGATACTG GTTGGCCTGACTGTTGTGGTTGTTGAAAGCGCAGTTACATCAATATACATATGCTATGCTGAGGACCCCCTTTTAATTCAGAGATGGGATCCTGAATTTTTTGAACAAATGTCAGAGACACTACACCAGCGACTGCAGTACCGAAGCTCCCGAGTCCGCCAAATACTGAACGGTCGTCTTGATCATTTGCCAAGTACATCAAGTATTTGA
- the LOC124687931 gene encoding cell number regulator 2-like has product MYPKPDDAAALYPRQESAPATGIPMSSTGRSGGVGPNAPNAYYHQQAAPTAAAFAMQAPPLAAWSTGLCDCFDDCSNCCVTCMCPCITFGQVAEIIDRGSTSCGASGALYALIMLLTGCQCVYSCFYRAKMRAQYGLQEAPCADCCIHWCCEPCALCQEYRELKKRGFDMNLGWHANMERQGRSPATMPPLMHPGMTR; this is encoded by the exons ATGTACCCGAAGCCGGACGACGCGGCCGCCCTGTACCCGAGGCAGGAGTCCGCCCCGGCGACGGGCATCCCGATGAGCAGCAcgggccgctccggcggcgtcggGCCGAACGCGCCCAACGCGTACTACCACCAGcaggcggcgccgacggcggccGCGTTCGCGATGCAGGCGCCGCCGCTGGCGGCGTGGTCGACGGGCCTGTGCGACTGCTTCGACGACTGCAGCAACTGCTGCGTGACGTGCATGTGCCCGTGCATCACGTTCGGGCAGGTGGCGGAGATCATCGACCGGGGCTCGACGTCGTGCGGCGCCAGCGGCGCGCTCTACGCGCTCATCATGCTGCTCACCGGCTGCCAGTGCGTCTACTCCTGCTTCTACCGCGCCAAGATGCGCGCGCAGTACGGCCTGCAGGAGGCGCCCTGCGCCGACTGCTGCATCCACTGGTGCTGCGAGCCATGCGCGCTCTGCCAGGAGTACCGCGAGCTCAAGAAGAGGGGATTCGACATGAACCTCG GATGGCACGCCAACATGGAGAGGCAGGGGCGCTCCCCGGCGACCATGCCACCCCTTATGCACCCAGGGATGACCCGTTGA